In a genomic window of Streptomyces katrae:
- a CDS encoding C40 family peptidase yields MTKRLLGCGISCLAAATLLVTAGPPPLARAEPVGELLTRLQGLYQQAEEAAETYNAAEVALKARQAEEERLSSALGRARSALDSERATAGRLAREQYQGLQGGGLSPYLRMLLSGDPQQALDQRRLASREGARRAGVVARLERDRKQAGALADAARKALDAQQSLAARQKEAQREVTGRLKEVERLLAALTPAELAGLGAREAAVTAGAQRSLLDSGRLPARTTPPTAAGNSALRYAAAQIGKPYVWGAEGPGSFDCSGLTSQAWEHAGRSIPRTSQEQWAQLPRVPLDRLRPGDLVVYFPKATHVALYVGDGKVIQAPRPGAKVKVSPIAANPLLGAVRPDPDGTPLAEFTPPPLPDASAAGDDAGYDADGEPSAASAPAAASAASATSAR; encoded by the coding sequence ATGACAAAACGACTGCTCGGATGCGGCATCAGCTGCCTCGCCGCCGCCACCCTCCTCGTCACCGCCGGCCCCCCGCCCCTCGCGCGGGCCGAGCCGGTCGGGGAGCTGCTCACGCGCCTGCAGGGGCTGTACCAGCAGGCCGAGGAGGCCGCCGAGACCTACAACGCCGCCGAAGTGGCCCTCAAGGCCCGCCAGGCCGAGGAGGAACGCCTCAGCTCCGCCCTCGGCAGGGCGCGCTCGGCGCTGGACTCCGAGCGGGCCACCGCCGGGCGGCTCGCCCGGGAGCAGTACCAGGGGCTCCAGGGCGGCGGCCTCTCCCCCTACCTGCGGATGCTGCTCTCCGGTGACCCCCAGCAGGCCCTCGACCAGCGGCGCCTCGCCTCCCGCGAGGGGGCCCGGCGCGCCGGGGTCGTGGCGCGGCTGGAGCGGGACCGTAAGCAGGCAGGTGCGCTCGCCGATGCCGCCCGCAAGGCCCTGGACGCCCAGCAGTCGCTCGCGGCCCGGCAGAAGGAGGCCCAGCGGGAGGTCACCGGCCGGCTCAAGGAGGTCGAGCGGCTGCTGGCCGCGCTCACCCCCGCCGAGCTCGCCGGGCTCGGCGCGCGGGAGGCGGCCGTCACCGCCGGGGCGCAGCGCAGCCTGCTGGACTCGGGCCGGCTGCCCGCCCGTACGACCCCGCCCACCGCCGCGGGTAACTCCGCCCTGCGCTACGCCGCCGCGCAGATCGGCAAGCCGTACGTGTGGGGCGCCGAGGGTCCGGGCTCCTTCGACTGTTCCGGGCTGACCTCGCAGGCCTGGGAGCACGCCGGGCGGTCCATCCCCCGTACCAGCCAGGAGCAGTGGGCCCAGCTGCCCCGGGTGCCGCTGGACCGGCTGCGCCCCGGGGACCTGGTGGTCTACTTCCCGAAGGCCACCCACGTGGCCCTCTACGTCGGCGACGGCAAGGTGATCCAGGCCCCCCGTCCGGGGGCGAAGGTCAAGGTCTCCCCCATCGCGGCGAACCCGCTCCTGGGCGCGGTCCGCCCCGACCCGGACGGGACCCCGCTGGCCGAGTTCACCCCGCCGCCGCTGCCGGACGCCTCGGCCGCGGGGGACGACGCCGGCTACGACGCGGACGGGGAGCCGTCGGCGGCTTCCGCCCCGGCCGCAGCCTCGGCCGCCTCGGCGACCTCCGCCAGGTAG
- a CDS encoding DUF6325 family protein — MGPVEFIVLAFPEEQLRVPAVEAVMGLRKTGVVRLIDGLVTTKTASGEVLAAEFDEFVELRGLLAGRDVARLIGPEDVREAAELLDRGSCALLLVVEHVWAQDAAVAVRAAGGRIVGSVRIPAERVEVA, encoded by the coding sequence ATGGGACCTGTGGAATTCATCGTCCTCGCCTTCCCGGAGGAGCAGCTCCGGGTCCCGGCGGTCGAGGCCGTGATGGGACTGCGCAAGACCGGGGTGGTGCGCCTGATCGACGGCCTCGTCACGACGAAGACGGCGTCGGGGGAGGTCCTGGCGGCGGAGTTCGACGAGTTCGTGGAGCTGCGCGGCCTCCTGGCGGGCCGCGACGTGGCCCGGCTGATCGGCCCGGAGGACGTGCGCGAGGCGGCGGAGCTCCTGGACCGGGGCAGCTGCGCGCTGCTGCTGGTGGTCGAACACGTCTGGGCGCAGGACGCGGCCGTCGCGGTACGGGCGGCGGGCGGGCGGATCGTGGGCTCGGTGCGCATTCCCGCGGAACGGGTGGAGGTGGCCTGA
- a CDS encoding FtsW/RodA/SpoVE family cell cycle protein produces MPPPALTAKLTEPEPAPPPYSDARTPKRRGIELTLLAGAVLISVLGHAYVGLAGGVSTSTSHYAAGLAVAALLAHLAVRIRAPYADPVLLPIAVLLNGLGLVFIERLDLATPGEAGAGDQLRWSGLGVGLFALVVFGLRDHRVLQRYAYLSVTAALALMLVPVFFPAVNGAHIWIRFAGLSFQPGEFAKILLAVFFASYLAANRTALALTGRRLFWKLRLLPGRVLGPILAIWLLSVGVLVLERDLGTSLLFFGLFVIMLFTATGRIGWIAVGLLLAALGAYAVGTLEPHVHSRVQDWMNPFASIDRGEGPGQLAQSLFAFAAGGLLGAGLGHGQSFLIGFAAKSDFVLATAGEELGLVGLTALLLLYGLLVSRGFRAGLALRDPFGRLLATGLASIVALQVFVIAGGVTGLIPLTGMAMPFLAQGGSSVVTNWIIVALLVRLSDSARGGGAGGPG; encoded by the coding sequence ATGCCCCCGCCAGCCCTGACGGCGAAGCTGACGGAGCCCGAGCCCGCTCCGCCCCCGTACTCCGACGCCCGCACCCCCAAGCGCCGGGGCATCGAGCTGACGCTCCTCGCCGGAGCCGTCCTGATCTCCGTACTCGGACACGCCTACGTCGGCCTGGCCGGCGGAGTCTCGACCTCCACCTCCCACTACGCCGCCGGGCTCGCCGTCGCCGCGCTGCTCGCGCACCTGGCCGTGCGGATCAGGGCCCCGTACGCCGACCCGGTCCTGCTGCCCATCGCCGTCCTGCTCAACGGCCTCGGCCTCGTGTTCATCGAGCGGCTCGACCTCGCCACCCCGGGCGAGGCGGGAGCGGGGGACCAACTGCGGTGGTCGGGGCTCGGGGTGGGGCTGTTCGCCCTGGTCGTCTTCGGGCTGCGGGACCACCGCGTGCTCCAGCGGTACGCCTACCTCTCCGTCACCGCCGCCCTCGCGCTGATGCTCGTCCCCGTGTTCTTCCCGGCCGTCAACGGCGCCCACATCTGGATCCGCTTCGCCGGGCTCTCCTTCCAGCCGGGGGAGTTCGCCAAGATCCTCCTCGCCGTCTTCTTCGCCTCCTACCTCGCCGCCAACCGCACCGCCCTCGCCCTCACCGGCCGCCGGCTCTTCTGGAAGCTCCGGCTCCTGCCCGGCCGGGTCCTCGGGCCGATCCTCGCGATCTGGCTGCTCAGCGTCGGTGTCCTGGTCCTGGAGCGCGACCTCGGCACCTCGCTCCTGTTCTTCGGCCTCTTCGTGATCATGCTGTTCACCGCCACCGGCCGGATCGGCTGGATCGCCGTCGGGCTGCTGCTCGCCGCGCTCGGCGCGTACGCCGTCGGAACCCTCGAACCGCACGTGCACAGCCGCGTGCAGGACTGGATGAATCCTTTCGCCTCCATCGACCGCGGCGAAGGCCCCGGCCAGCTCGCCCAGTCCCTCTTCGCCTTCGCCGCCGGCGGCCTCCTCGGCGCGGGCCTCGGCCACGGCCAGTCCTTCCTCATCGGCTTCGCCGCCAAGTCGGACTTCGTCCTCGCCACCGCCGGAGAGGAGCTGGGCCTGGTCGGCCTGACCGCCCTCCTGCTGCTCTACGGGCTCCTCGTGTCCCGGGGGTTCCGCGCCGGGCTCGCCCTGCGCGACCCCTTCGGGCGGCTGCTCGCCACCGGGCTCGCCTCGATCGTCGCGCTCCAGGTCTTCGTCATCGCGGGCGGCGTGACCGGCCTGATCCCCCTCACCGGTATGGCCATGCCCTTCCTGGCCCAGGGCGGCTCGTCCGTCGTCACCAACTGGATCATCGTGGCCCTGCTGGTCCGGCTGAGCGACAGCGCCCGCGGCGGCGGGGCCGGGGGGCCGGGATGA
- a CDS encoding penicillin-binding transpeptidase domain-containing protein — protein sequence MIRYIRWCAYFCVLLLAALLVNVARVQVWESAAYGANPANKRPAIERYAQPRGNLLVDGRPVTGSRDSGQLLRYERTYTDGPLYAPVTGFSSQTYGTSFVERAEDALLAGTDPGLSAFPLWYDLSRGRPGGGDAATTLRAAVQRAAYRGLGGRRGAAVALEPATGRILALVSSPSYDPGLLSGTGAKVKAAWARLNADPAKPMLNRALRETYPPGSTFKIVTAAAALDAGVVTDVDAPTRTPDPYPLPGTSTLLPNAGTGCEDASMAEAVQWSCNTVMAKVGVQVGLEGMVAAAERFGFNDEGLRVPSWVSRSNFDTDMSPDQLALSSIGQFNTRATPLQMAMVAAAVAHGGEIETPWLVDRTTRHGGGLVRRFAPRTLGRAMSTPTALRLQELMVKVVEEGTGRNAAIPGARVGGKTGTAQHGVGNAGTPYAWFIGWAAADGAPQPAVAVAVVVEDASAVRGDISGNGAAAPIARTMMEAALTGGPR from the coding sequence ATGATCCGCTACATCCGCTGGTGCGCGTACTTCTGCGTGCTCCTCCTCGCCGCCCTCCTCGTCAACGTGGCCCGCGTGCAGGTCTGGGAGTCCGCCGCCTACGGGGCGAACCCCGCCAACAAGCGCCCCGCCATCGAGCGCTACGCCCAGCCCCGGGGCAACCTCCTCGTCGACGGCCGGCCCGTCACCGGCTCCCGCGACAGCGGCCAGCTGCTGCGCTACGAGCGCACCTACACGGACGGCCCCCTCTACGCCCCGGTGACCGGCTTCTCCTCCCAGACGTACGGGACCAGCTTCGTCGAACGTGCCGAGGACGCCCTGCTGGCCGGCACCGACCCGGGGCTCTCCGCCTTCCCCCTCTGGTACGACCTCTCGCGCGGCCGTCCCGGCGGCGGCGACGCCGCGACCACCCTGCGCGCGGCCGTGCAGCGGGCCGCCTACCGGGGGCTCGGCGGCAGGCGCGGGGCGGCGGTCGCGCTGGAGCCGGCGACGGGCCGGATCCTGGCGCTGGTCAGCAGCCCTTCGTACGACCCGGGCCTGCTCTCCGGGACCGGTGCGAAGGTCAAGGCGGCCTGGGCGCGGCTGAACGCGGACCCGGCCAAGCCGATGCTCAACCGGGCGCTGCGCGAGACCTATCCGCCGGGCTCCACCTTCAAGATCGTGACGGCCGCCGCCGCCCTGGACGCGGGCGTGGTCACCGACGTCGACGCCCCCACCCGCACCCCGGACCCCTACCCCCTCCCCGGCACGAGCACCCTGCTGCCGAACGCGGGCACGGGCTGTGAGGACGCCTCGATGGCGGAGGCGGTGCAGTGGTCGTGCAACACCGTGATGGCGAAGGTCGGGGTGCAGGTGGGCCTGGAGGGGATGGTCGCGGCGGCGGAGCGGTTCGGGTTCAACGACGAGGGGCTGCGGGTGCCGTCCTGGGTGTCCCGGTCGAACTTCGACACCGACATGAGCCCGGACCAGCTGGCGCTCTCCTCGATCGGGCAGTTCAACACCAGGGCCACGCCCCTGCAGATGGCGATGGTGGCGGCGGCCGTCGCCCACGGCGGTGAGATCGAGACCCCCTGGCTGGTGGACCGCACGACCCGGCACGGCGGCGGCCTGGTCCGCCGTTTCGCCCCGCGCACCCTGGGCCGGGCGATGAGCACGCCCACGGCGCTGCGGCTGCAGGAGCTGATGGTGAAGGTGGTGGAGGAGGGCACGGGCCGCAACGCGGCCATCCCGGGAGCCAGGGTGGGCGGCAAGACGGGTACGGCCCAGCACGGGGTCGGCAACGCCGGCACGCCCTACGCCTGGTTCATCGGCTGGGCGGCCGCGGACGGCGCGCCGCAGCCGGCGGTGGCGGTCGCGGTGGTGGTCGAGGACGCCTCGGCGGTACGCGGAGACATCAGCGGCAACGGCGCGGCGGCCCCGATCGCCCGCACGATGATGGAGGCCGCCCTGACCGGCGGGCCCCGCTGA
- a CDS encoding ferritin-like domain-containing protein, with the protein MSTHELYTTAPGEGVWQVPASGSARFSWEYDEGRERLLALYQKGKDKQWDGDKRIDWDIEVDPFDPLGTPDEVLTLYGTRHWAKLTEKDKGELRRHYSAWNFSQFLHGEQGAMVCAARIVESVPDLDAKFYSATQTMDEARHAEIFTRFLHEKVGMLYPVNDSLQGLLGDTLRDSRWDMPYLGMQVLIEGLALAAFGMIRDTTDKPLPKQILAYVMQDEARHVAFGRMALRDYYRQLTDAELREREEFVIEGCYLMRDRLRGVEVLENFGIPRREAEEFSEQSEFLHLFRRLLFSRIAPCVKDIGLWGERLQKAYLDMGVFEMGDSNLDLLMAQDEEIAEALDRERFATEERERVAEVEAAVQEGAGA; encoded by the coding sequence GTGTCGACGCACGAGCTCTACACCACGGCCCCGGGCGAGGGCGTCTGGCAGGTGCCCGCCAGCGGCTCGGCCCGCTTCAGCTGGGAGTACGACGAGGGCCGCGAACGCCTCCTCGCGCTCTACCAGAAGGGCAAGGACAAGCAGTGGGACGGCGACAAGCGCATCGACTGGGACATCGAGGTGGACCCGTTCGACCCGCTCGGCACCCCCGACGAGGTGCTGACCCTGTACGGGACGCGGCACTGGGCCAAGCTCACCGAGAAGGACAAGGGCGAGCTGCGCCGCCACTACAGCGCCTGGAACTTCAGCCAGTTCCTCCACGGCGAGCAGGGCGCCATGGTGTGCGCGGCGCGCATCGTGGAGTCCGTACCGGACCTGGATGCCAAGTTCTACTCCGCCACCCAGACCATGGACGAGGCCCGGCACGCCGAGATCTTCACCCGGTTCCTGCACGAGAAGGTCGGGATGCTCTACCCGGTCAACGACAGCCTCCAGGGGCTCCTCGGCGACACCCTGCGCGACTCCCGCTGGGACATGCCGTACCTGGGCATGCAGGTGCTCATCGAAGGGCTGGCGCTGGCCGCGTTCGGGATGATCCGCGACACGACGGACAAGCCGCTGCCCAAGCAGATCCTCGCGTACGTGATGCAGGACGAGGCCCGCCACGTCGCCTTCGGACGGATGGCCCTGCGCGACTACTACCGCCAGCTGACGGACGCCGAACTGCGCGAGCGCGAGGAGTTCGTCATCGAGGGCTGCTACCTGATGCGGGACCGGCTGCGCGGCGTGGAGGTCCTGGAGAACTTCGGGATCCCGCGGCGGGAGGCGGAGGAGTTCTCCGAGCAGTCGGAGTTCCTGCACCTGTTCCGCAGGCTGCTCTTCAGCCGGATCGCGCCGTGCGTGAAGGACATCGGGCTGTGGGGCGAGCGGCTGCAGAAGGCCTACCTGGACATGGGCGTCTTCGAGATGGGCGACTCCAACCTGGACCTGCTGATGGCCCAGGACGAGGAGATCGCCGAGGCCCTCGACCGCGAACGGTTCGCGACCGAGGAACGGGAGCGGGTGGCGGAGGTGGAGGCGGCCGTCCAGGAGGGGGCCGGGGCGTAG
- a CDS encoding AurF N-oxygenase family protein, translating into MTTVTQRAALRDALGLLKDREQIAERLLESSAKHSFDPDKELDWQAPPVDGKYYWPPELLSLYDTPLWKKMGEEQRIELSRHEAAALASLGIWFEIILMQLLVRHIYDKPLTSNHVRYALTEIADECRHSMMFARMIQTGGAPAYPVSRANHNLARILKTISTTPGSFACTLLGEEILDWMQRLTFPDERIQPLVRGVTRIHVIEEARHVRYAREELRRQMLTAPRWERELTRLSCGEAARVFSLAFVNPAVYDNVGLDRREAVAQVKASGHRREVMQTGAKRLTDFLDDIGVLRGAGRRLWKSSGLLA; encoded by the coding sequence ATGACGACCGTGACGCAGCGAGCCGCACTGAGGGACGCCCTCGGCCTCCTCAAGGACCGCGAGCAGATCGCCGAGCGCCTGCTCGAATCCTCCGCCAAGCACTCCTTCGACCCCGACAAGGAACTCGACTGGCAGGCCCCGCCCGTCGACGGCAAGTACTACTGGCCCCCCGAGCTGCTCTCCCTCTACGACACCCCGCTGTGGAAGAAGATGGGGGAGGAACAGCGCATCGAACTCTCCCGCCACGAAGCCGCCGCACTCGCCTCGCTCGGCATCTGGTTCGAGATCATCCTCATGCAGCTCCTCGTCCGGCACATCTACGACAAGCCGCTGACCAGCAACCACGTCCGCTACGCCCTCACCGAGATCGCCGACGAGTGCCGCCACTCGATGATGTTCGCCCGCATGATCCAGACGGGCGGCGCCCCCGCCTACCCCGTCTCCCGCGCCAACCACAACCTCGCCCGGATCCTGAAGACCATCTCCACCACCCCCGGCTCCTTCGCCTGCACCCTCCTCGGCGAGGAGATCCTCGACTGGATGCAGCGCCTCACCTTCCCCGACGAGCGCATCCAGCCCCTCGTCCGCGGAGTGACCCGCATCCACGTCATCGAGGAGGCCCGGCACGTCCGCTACGCCCGCGAGGAACTGCGCCGGCAGATGCTCACCGCCCCGCGCTGGGAGCGCGAACTCACCCGGCTCAGCTGCGGCGAGGCCGCCCGGGTCTTCTCCCTCGCCTTCGTCAACCCGGCCGTCTACGACAACGTCGGCCTCGACCGGCGCGAGGCCGTCGCCCAGGTCAAGGCCAGCGGCCACCGCCGCGAGGTCATGCAGACCGGCGCCAAGCGGCTGACCGACTTCCTCGACGACATCGGCGTCCTCCGCGGCGCCGGCCGCCGCCTCTGGAAGAGCTCCGGCCTCCTCGCGTAA
- a CDS encoding TetR/AcrR family transcriptional regulator, whose protein sequence is MTVRTVRAYRRLSVEERRAQLLDAALSLFAHRAPEEISLDDVAEAAGVSRPLVYRYFPGGKQQLYEAALRSAADVLELCFAEPRTGPLTARLSRVLDRYLAFVDEHDAGFAALLQGGSVVETSRTTATVDGIRRAAAEQILLHLDLPAPGPGRRLRMMVRTWITAVEAASLIWLDEGKQPEAATLRDWLVDQFIALLTATAATDPETATAARAALALERPDGPAGILARRVIPVVSEAAHLL, encoded by the coding sequence ATGACCGTACGCACCGTGCGCGCCTACCGCCGGCTGAGCGTCGAGGAGCGGCGGGCCCAACTCCTCGACGCGGCCCTGTCGCTGTTCGCGCACCGGGCTCCGGAGGAGATCTCCCTCGACGACGTCGCGGAGGCCGCGGGCGTCTCGCGGCCGCTGGTCTACCGCTACTTCCCCGGCGGCAAACAGCAGCTGTACGAGGCCGCGCTGCGCTCGGCGGCCGACGTCCTCGAACTGTGCTTCGCCGAACCCCGCACCGGACCGCTCACGGCCCGGCTCTCCCGGGTCCTCGACCGCTACCTGGCCTTCGTCGACGAGCACGACGCCGGCTTCGCCGCCCTGCTGCAGGGCGGCAGCGTCGTGGAGACCTCCCGCACCACCGCCACGGTGGACGGCATCCGACGCGCGGCCGCCGAACAGATCCTCCTCCACCTGGACCTCCCGGCCCCCGGGCCGGGACGGCGGCTGAGGATGATGGTCCGCACCTGGATCACGGCGGTCGAGGCGGCCTCCCTGATCTGGCTGGACGAGGGCAAACAGCCGGAGGCCGCCACCCTCCGCGACTGGCTGGTCGACCAGTTCATCGCCCTCCTGACCGCCACCGCCGCCACGGACCCCGAAACGGCCACCGCCGCACGCGCCGCCCTGGCCCTGGAACGCCCGGACGGCCCGGCGGGGATCCTCGCCCGACGCGTGATCCCGGTGGTCTCCGAGGCCGCTCACCTCCTGTGA